In the genome of Cardinium endosymbiont of Culicoides punctatus, the window AGTAATTTGCAAATTTTTCTCAGCAGCAGATTTATTTTCTTTTGCTATTTCCCAATCTGCCAAAGAGGATTCATATGCTTCTTTAGACAACATTTTTTTATTAAAGAGTCTCTTGTGTCGCAAATATTTATTTCTATGCTGATCAAGCTGAATAGATGCTAGACGCAATTTACTTTCTGCGGTTTCAATAGCCTGTGCATCGGGTTGTATTTTAATGCGCGCAATGGGTGTTCCTTGTCGTACATAATCTCCCACATTAACCAGTAATTTCTCTACGAGACCGGTAATATAAGATTCTATTTTTATCTCTTTATGAGGAATAATATTGCCAACAAAAACTTTTTTGCGTTCAATATCCCTACGGGTAGGGGAGGTTGTTTTATAGGTTTGTTTAGGTAGTGTGTAACGGAATATAAATCGCTTGTTCGCATAATCTAAATAGCCAAAATAAGCTGCAGCCAGTATGCAGGAAGTTAAAAAGAGTTTAGTTATGATACGCATTTTCTATTCATTATTATTTATAGCATCCACTGGTTTAATTTGCAAAGCCCTTCTTGTAGGAACAATGCCCGCCAAACCTCCAGAAAAAATTAAAACGACCAAAGCAATAAGGGCATTACAAAATTGAAATTCAAGTTTAGCCATACCATATTGTTGAAGCATAGCAACCAAACAAATATTTATTCCCTTTATTACTCCAATACCAATACTCATCCCTAAGATACCAGAAACAAGGCTAATAACAATCGATTCTAGTAAAATTAGTGTTATAATATGACCTGATTTTGCACCCACTACCTTGCGAATAGCCATTTCTTGTGTGCGTTCTTTAACGACTACCAACATCATATTACTCACACCCACAATGCCACTGACTAAAAAACAGAGGCCAATGAACCAAGTAAAGCCATCTATAACCATAAAAAGGACTTGTATTTTTTCGCTACTACTAGATGGTTTACTGATGTACAATACACGCTGGTCTTGTTCCTCTAAATTAAGCTGTCTACTTAAATAGGCCCGGATCTTTTTTTCAACGTTTGTGACATCTTGTTCAGGTTTTAAGACAGATATTATGTAGGCAATGCAATCAGCTTCTTGAGGGAATATTGTTTTAAAGAAGCTATCAAGGATGATCACACCATTGTTATCCTCCCTATCAGTTGTAGTGTCTAATACACCAATAACACGTACAAAAACACCGCCAATCGATATCAAACTGCCAGTGGCAGCATCTTTACCAAATATGTTGGCTTTTATATGTGGACCTAGTATACAAACAGGAAGCTGCTGTTCTAGGTCACGTTTGGTAAAAAATCCCCCCTCTGTAAATTCCAAGTTTTTTAAATCTTTATAACCCATACGAACGCCTAAAATATGATTTTTATATTTTTTTTGCTCATAAACAATCGTACTATTATAGTAATATATGGGCATGCTTTGCTCAAAAGCATTGACATTATAAGCAAGCTTATCAGCTAGATCCTCGGTTAAAACTATTTTTCCCTTTGAACTATGACCAGTCCAAATTTCCATGAAAGGAGTGCTATCGGAGCGAAATTTTTGTAACATATTATTATAAAATACACTACTACCTCCTTGCAAAAGGATTAAGATAACCATGGCCCACATGACTCCAAAGCCTGTGAAAATAGCCCTCATTTTATGGGTTCTAAGACTCTGGAAAACTTCTATAAATTGCTGTCCAAACATAGATGTTTAAATAAAATAAAAATATCGTTCACTCATTACTCAGCGCTTCTATAGGTTTTATTTTAATAGCTCTTATAGCAGGAATAATACTAGAAAAACCACTGGATATAAAAATGAGCACCAATCCATAGAAAATATATTCAGGAGGATAGGTTAGCTGAGATAAATAGATTCCTTTAAGCTGCGGCAGCGGAATAACCCATTTGTTAAGCAACTGAATCAAGGAAAAACCAGCTGTAAAACCTATGATACCTGCAATAAAAGTTACTATAGCCACTTCCCATAAAATCATAGCTACAATCTCTCTAGAACGTCCACCCAAGACCCTTCGAATGGCCATTTCTTGCTTTCTTTCATGGATAGTTACCAACATCATATTGGCAATGCCTACTATACCTGTTATTAGAAAGCAAATGCCCACTATCCATGTAAAAATGGATATATCTTTGAAAAACTTATGCCACTTAGCAGCATGTTTGGAAAGGTTGAATATACAGAATGCCCTTTCATTTTTACTATTTATATTTAATTGGCGAGAGAAATAGTCACGCAACTGTGCTTCTGCAAGATTATCATCTACCTCTGGACTTAAGGCAAGGTGAAGATAATCTACATAATAACAATTTATATGGGGTAATAACCGTTTTAAGAAACAATTTGTAACCAATACAGACCTGGATACGTTATACATATTAAAATTGGATTCATCGAGTACCCCCACTACTTGCAAACAAGTGGTGTCTAGAAAAATATACTTTCCAATAGCAGATGCTTCGCCAAATAACTGTTTTTTTATTTTTAGACCTAATACACAAAGATTGGTTGCAGCTTCGTGGTCATGTGCAGTAAAAAATCTCCCTTCTTGTATAGGCAAATCCGTTAAGGAGGCATAACAATCGTCAAATCCTATAATCGAAACACGTGATATGATGTGATCTTCATATCGTACTTTGGAGCTATGCATATCTACCAAAGACGACTGCTCTATAAAATTAAGTTTCTCTGGTAAATCTGAAGCCAATGTTTTAGGAATAGGTTTTGCTCCTTCAACATGCCAATTTACCCATAGGACCATCGTTTTTTCTGCATATATTTTAAATATTTCAGAAATACCATTATGAAAACCATTGCCAATACCTAAAAGAAGTACCAATATAAAAATGCCCCATGATACGCCAAATCCCATAGAAAGTGTTCGGGACTTATGTGTATATAAACTTTGACAGGCTTCTCTTAAAGAGTGAAAAAAAAACATAACATGTTTAGTATATTGAATGAATGCTATAAACATACGAAATTTCTCTAAAAGAAATCATTTATTTATGTAACTGCAATACCTTACATCTGCATAAATGGATGATTATATATAATATAAGGCATAACATTGGCTATTTTGTATACGTTTTTCTGTTTAAATTTCTCTTTGGTATTATTCATAGCCTTTATAATATTTGGAAATATGCAGTAAGCATACGTACATTTGCTCCTAGCTCTTAATTGCTGCAAGCTGTTTGCAAGTAAGGCTAAGAGTAGTTTTAAAATGTATACTAGTTATGAAAACTTTACACAATTTCAATGTTAATGCACTACAAGACCAAGAAATGGAATGGGTAGTAGGAGGAGGTGATTCAGAGACTGAGGAAAAGTTTGAGGACAAGTTTCCCATTTTATAAATGCACGAATTGTGGGGTGGATGATACTGATTATAAGGATGATTCTCTTGAATATCAGTTATAGGGTGGTAAAATTTGGAAACAAATATAAACATATGTACATTACTCCTAGCTCTTAATTGCTGCAAGCTGTTTGCAAGTAAGGCTAAGAGTAGTTTTAAAATGTATACTAGTTATGAAAACTTTACATAATTTCAATGTTAATGCGCTACAAGACCAAGAAATGGAATGGGTAGTAGGGGGAGTTGATATAGAGGAAGAAGGGGGAGTATATCCGGAGAAAGAAGAGGAAGATAATTCCGAGCGTACTTGTCTCGGGGTTGCTATGGATAACTATGACGGTCCGGATCTGAATACTTCGAAGAATGGAGGCTTTCCGTGGCATACGTGTTAGGTGGCGGTTAAATTATATGATGATATAAGTAGTTGACATTGAGGATTTTCTAATTTTTTTCAAAGAAAATATCATGGGAAAGTGCACTCAATGTCTAACTGATTCAAATGTAGTAAAAAATGGCCTTAATAAGTACCAAAAACAAAACTATTTATGCAAAAGTTGTAAGAAGCAATTTATAGATAGAAGCTCTTTTTCTGCGATAGTATCTACAATACAACTTCTGACTCTTTCCAAGTTTTTCTGATATCGTGGCATACGATTGATTATAACCGCTTGACATAAAGCACTTTTTATGTTTTTTTCGTAAAAAAAGATTTTTCTAACAAAGGAAAATACACGATGTCGGAAACAAGTAAATTACACTTCTAATATTTTGGATTTTTGGGCTATTAGTTGTAGCTTTGTGATGGTTAACCTAGGGAGAATAAAATAACGTTTATGTTTTAGAGTAAGCAAAAAACGACGTTTAAAATATTTAAAAGTTTTTATCTATGCTTTTTAGCCTTTAGAAATTTAATTCCACTTTAAGCCAATTGTATTTTACATTTTTATTGAATTATTATGCACAAAAATAGATTTCGATTAACTCAAAAAGGGATATATACTTACGCTATAGTAGGAATGTTACATATGGCTGGTGACTGTGGAGGTAAAAAGCCTAAACCGGCAACTACAGTAAATACACAAGATACTAAAAAGCCTAAGCCAGCAAATTCAGAAGCTTCTAAGGGTGCACAGGAGACTAAGCAAACACAAAAGGAGACGGTTACTCAACAGACTTCATCACCAGTAGGAGAAGCCCAAGTACAATCACAGACAGTTACTAAAAAAGTACCAGTATCACAAGAAGAACCAAAAGAAACACATACACCAAAAACACCAGAAGAAATAGCTGCAGAAGCAGCAATAGTCGCAGCAAAAAATGCGATAGATCAATTACAAGTTGATCTAAATGTATTAAAGACCGAAGTAGATGTTATAGAGGCAGAAAAAAATGGGTTAAAAAAGAATAACATAAAGAAATGCATAAATGGAATAGCAAGTTTAGTCATAGATACCACTACTGACTACAATCAAGTAACAAATAGCAAGGATTTTGCTCAAGAAATATCTCTAAAAACTGCCAGTTTAACAAATTTGACAGAAATCAAAATTAGAGACATGATATATAAAGAACTTGATATACTAAATGATATAATAACTAATCAAAAAGAACGTAATATAGTATGGGGCAAAGCAACGCAAGCGGTAAGTCAAACGATAACCATAGAAGTTCAAAATTTTAACAAAGTTGCTACAACTTCTCTGAACAATCTAGTTACAGTTCTGGGAGATGCAAATATTAATGGTAGTGCATTAACAGAAATTGAAACTGCAATAACTGCAATAAATAAAATATCAGTACCAGC includes:
- a CDS encoding ABC transporter permease; this encodes MFGQQFIEVFQSLRTHKMRAIFTGFGVMWAMVILILLQGGSSVFYNNMLQKFRSDSTPFMEIWTGHSSKGKIVLTEDLADKLAYNVNAFEQSMPIYYYNSTIVYEQKKYKNHILGVRMGYKDLKNLEFTEGGFFTKRDLEQQLPVCILGPHIKANIFGKDAATGSLISIGGVFVRVIGVLDTTTDREDNNGVIILDSFFKTIFPQEADCIAYIISVLKPEQDVTNVEKKIRAYLSRQLNLEEQDQRVLYISKPSSSSEKIQVLFMVIDGFTWFIGLCFLVSGIVGVSNMMLVVVKERTQEMAIRKVVGAKSGHIITLILLESIVISLVSGILGMSIGIGVIKGINICLVAMLQQYGMAKLEFQFCNALIALVVLIFSGGLAGIVPTRRALQIKPVDAINNNE
- a CDS encoding ABC transporter permease, whose protein sequence is MFFFHSLREACQSLYTHKSRTLSMGFGVSWGIFILVLLLGIGNGFHNGISEIFKIYAEKTMVLWVNWHVEGAKPIPKTLASDLPEKLNFIEQSSLVDMHSSKVRYEDHIISRVSIIGFDDCYASLTDLPIQEGRFFTAHDHEAATNLCVLGLKIKKQLFGEASAIGKYIFLDTTCLQVVGVLDESNFNMYNVSRSVLVTNCFLKRLLPHINCYYVDYLHLALSPEVDDNLAEAQLRDYFSRQLNINSKNERAFCIFNLSKHAAKWHKFFKDISIFTWIVGICFLITGIVGIANMMLVTIHERKQEMAIRRVLGGRSREIVAMILWEVAIVTFIAGIIGFTAGFSLIQLLNKWVIPLPQLKGIYLSQLTYPPEYIFYGLVLIFISSGFSSIIPAIRAIKIKPIEALSNE
- a CDS encoding transposase-like zinc-binding domain-containing protein; protein product: MGKCTQCLTDSNVVKNGLNKYQKQNYLCKSCKKQFIDRSSFSAIVSTIQLLTLSKFF